The proteins below are encoded in one region of Aerosakkonema funiforme FACHB-1375:
- a CDS encoding ShlB/FhaC/HecB family hemolysin secretion/activation protein, whose protein sequence is MRYHISQSNWLIIPALLTVVGSVSGVAAHTTADIFDTKSTSITLPPDPHFSQLAQLPNPIIPRTPEPPAPTLPPSQEQPLQPPAPTPPTPQQWPNIPGTIIVKKFVFEGNNAFSDEKLAEVTKQFTNRQVTFAEVLEAEAAITKLYTDAGYINSGAVIPVDQDPISPEGAVIKIQIIEGTIEDIRVRGTRRLNPGYVRSRLQLATSRPLNTNRLLRALQLLQLNPLIKNISAELAAGSRPDRSILEVKVTEADSFDLQFFADNGRSPSVGSFRRGVQIDQGNLIGFGDSLRVVYTNTDGSNALDLSYTMPFNPRNGTIRLAGGLTSTNVIEPPFDRADITGDSHYYELSLRQPVIQTPTKEFALGISASRQESQTTLLGENYPLSPGADDEGRTRISAVRFVQEWTQRNPREVFAARSQFSVGIGAFDATIHEEAPDSRFFAWRGQAQYVRLLAPETLLLLRSDVQLSNRALVPLEQFGLGGFRSVRGYRQDALLTDNGVLASAEVQIPIYRLPRQQGVLQVIPFIDFGTAWSSSGRQNPDPNTLLGVGLGVQWRQGDRFIARFEYGIPLIEVDSSDRTLQEQGLYFSVQYSPF, encoded by the coding sequence GTGCGATACCACATCTCTCAAAGTAATTGGCTGATAATACCAGCGCTTCTAACTGTTGTAGGAAGTGTCTCCGGAGTTGCTGCTCATACTACTGCTGATATCTTTGATACCAAATCTACTTCAATTACCCTTCCTCCCGATCCTCATTTCAGCCAGCTAGCCCAACTTCCCAACCCTATTATCCCCAGAACCCCGGAACCACCTGCACCCACACTACCGCCCAGCCAGGAACAACCCCTTCAGCCACCTGCACCAACACCACCCACACCCCAGCAATGGCCCAATATCCCCGGCACAATTATTGTTAAAAAATTTGTATTCGAGGGTAACAACGCATTCAGCGACGAAAAATTAGCTGAAGTGACCAAGCAGTTCACCAATAGACAGGTGACATTTGCCGAAGTGCTGGAAGCAGAAGCAGCCATCACCAAGCTATACACTGATGCGGGATACATCAATTCAGGTGCTGTTATCCCCGTTGACCAAGACCCTATATCCCCAGAAGGGGCTGTAATCAAAATTCAAATTATCGAAGGCACTATAGAAGATATTAGAGTCAGAGGAACTAGACGACTCAATCCCGGCTATGTACGCAGTCGTTTGCAACTCGCCACCTCACGACCTCTGAATACCAACCGTTTGCTTAGGGCGTTGCAGCTATTGCAACTTAACCCCCTGATTAAAAACATATCGGCTGAATTGGCTGCTGGTTCCCGTCCAGACCGCAGCATATTGGAAGTTAAAGTAACAGAAGCTGACTCATTTGACCTGCAATTCTTTGCCGATAACGGTCGTTCTCCCAGTGTCGGTAGCTTCCGTCGCGGCGTTCAGATCGACCAAGGTAATTTAATCGGTTTTGGAGATAGCTTAAGAGTAGTCTACACTAACACCGATGGCAGTAATGCTTTAGACCTCAGCTACACTATGCCGTTCAATCCCCGCAACGGTACGATCCGATTGGCTGGTGGACTAACTTCAACTAATGTCATCGAACCGCCATTCGATCGCGCAGATATCACCGGAGACTCCCACTACTACGAATTATCCCTTCGCCAACCTGTAATTCAAACTCCCACCAAAGAATTCGCCCTTGGTATATCCGCATCTCGACAGGAAAGCCAGACCACTCTATTGGGAGAAAACTACCCCCTATCCCCAGGCGCAGACGACGAAGGAAGAACCCGCATATCAGCAGTGCGGTTTGTTCAGGAATGGACGCAGCGCAATCCCAGAGAAGTCTTTGCCGCTCGCTCTCAGTTTAGCGTGGGAATCGGTGCTTTCGATGCCACTATTCACGAGGAAGCTCCCGATAGTCGCTTTTTCGCTTGGCGAGGACAAGCACAGTACGTGCGGCTTTTGGCACCAGAAACTTTACTGCTGCTTCGTTCTGACGTACAGCTATCAAATAGGGCGCTTGTACCTCTAGAACAGTTTGGTTTAGGCGGGTTCCGCAGTGTCCGAGGATACCGCCAAGATGCTTTACTAACTGATAACGGCGTTTTGGCTTCCGCAGAAGTGCAGATACCGATTTACCGTTTACCCAGACAGCAAGGGGTTTTGCAAGTTATTCCATTTATTGATTTTGGCACGGCTTGGAGTAGTTCCGGCAGACAGAATCCAGACCCCAACACCTTGCTGGGTGTCGGACTTGGGGTACAGTGGCGACAGGGCGATCGCTTTATTGCCCGATTTGAGTATGGCATTCCTCTAATTGAAGTTGATTCAAGCGACAGAACGTTGCAAGAACAAGGTTTATATTTCTCCGTACAATACAGTCCATTTTGA